In a genomic window of Spirosoma agri:
- a CDS encoding winged helix DNA-binding domain-containing protein gives MTDSAINQLRMANQQISRSTFAKPSALVAWLGAVQGQDFPAAKWALGLRLPGTTETVIEQAIADRSIIRTWAMRGTLHLLAANDVHWMLALLRPRLHLLSAGYLRRYELGAATLTKSYDILVNALRDGNELVRTELKRALDAAGVPVHDLRMNLLLGRAAFDGLICCGVRRGIENTYTLLDEWVPLTKAMARDEALAELTKRYFTSHGPATLPDFVWWSGLTMAEARTGINLTKAQLIAETIDGQTYWMAQAGPVVPDAALAVYLLPSFDEYLVGYKDRRAALGALDLQQIVSAGNGIFNPVLVVDGRVVGTWKRTIKKDTVSIDTKLFYPLSEAQHEAFAQASKQYGHFKKLTTQWSLDSTQVG, from the coding sequence ATGACAGATTCCGCGATTAATCAGCTCAGAATGGCGAATCAGCAAATCAGCCGGTCGACCTTCGCGAAACCCAGTGCACTGGTGGCCTGGCTTGGGGCGGTGCAGGGACAGGATTTCCCCGCAGCAAAATGGGCGCTTGGTCTTCGGCTGCCCGGCACTACCGAAACGGTAATTGAACAGGCGATCGCTGACCGGTCGATCATTCGTACCTGGGCCATGCGGGGAACCCTGCATCTGCTGGCCGCCAACGATGTTCACTGGATGCTGGCTTTGCTCAGACCCCGACTGCACCTGTTGTCGGCTGGTTATTTGCGCCGATACGAACTCGGCGCAGCCACACTGACCAAAAGTTATGACATACTGGTTAATGCGTTACGGGACGGCAACGAACTAGTACGAACGGAGTTGAAACGGGCCCTCGATGCGGCAGGCGTTCCCGTCCATGATTTGCGTATGAACCTGCTTCTTGGACGAGCCGCGTTCGATGGGCTGATCTGTTGTGGCGTCCGGCGCGGTATCGAAAATACGTATACGCTGCTTGATGAATGGGTGCCGCTAACGAAGGCGATGGCGCGCGACGAAGCCTTGGCCGAACTGACCAAACGGTACTTTACGAGCCACGGACCCGCCACGCTACCGGATTTCGTCTGGTGGTCGGGCTTGACGATGGCGGAAGCCAGAACCGGAATTAACCTGACTAAAGCACAACTTATAGCGGAAACAATTGATGGACAAACCTATTGGATGGCTCAAGCCGGGCCTGTCGTTCCCGATGCGGCACTGGCCGTTTATTTGCTACCGTCTTTCGATGAGTATCTGGTGGGTTATAAAGATCGTCGTGCTGCACTCGGTGCGCTTGATCTTCAGCAGATCGTTAGTGCCGGAAATGGAATCTTCAACCCGGTACTGGTCGTCGATGGACGGGTTGTCGGAACCTGGAAACGGACGATCAAAAAAGACACCGTTTCGATCGATACAAAACTTTTCTACCCCTTATCGGAAGCGCAACACGAAGCCTTTGCGCAAGCCAGTAAACAATACGGCCACTTCAAAAAGCTGACTACCCAATGGTCGCTGGATAGCACTCAAGTTGGCTGA